The following coding sequences are from one Treponema bryantii window:
- a CDS encoding MATE family efflux transporter yields MNRKNQIDMTQGSIFGNLLKFSIPVICSNFLQLVFNAADVAVVGQFAGDASLAAVGSCTSLINLLINLFMGLAIGTNVIAARHFGAKDSDKIQKTVHTSIAISIICGGCITLLGLFLSKFILIRMHTVEEVLPLSARYLRIYFSGITATMLYNFGSALLRAKGDTQRPLYILFSAGLLNLLLNLLFVIGFKMNVAGVAWATVISQTYSAVFVLILLIRETDDFHFDFRKFAIDRESFIEIIKVGLPAGLQSVMFSISNVQIQSSINQFGTALIAGNSAAVSLEDFLYQIMNGFTAGTLTFCSQNIGAGNTRRIKKEVVICVLCTAVTGLIAGSLFYIFGRQLLSIYTKNPDVIEAGLSRMAVTFLPIFICGIMHCLGNSIRGIGHSVMPVISIMLGCCVFRVFWIGVIFQMPQFYSPFTIFVSYPLSWIITSLVNLIFYLYYKKDLK; encoded by the coding sequence ATGAATAGAAAAAATCAGATTGATATGACTCAGGGGTCGATTTTCGGTAACCTTTTGAAATTTTCGATACCCGTAATTTGCTCGAATTTTCTTCAGCTTGTATTTAATGCAGCGGATGTAGCAGTTGTTGGTCAATTTGCCGGTGATGCTTCTCTTGCGGCTGTCGGTTCATGTACCTCTCTTATCAATCTTTTGATAAATCTTTTTATGGGACTCGCGATTGGAACTAATGTAATTGCGGCCCGGCATTTTGGTGCAAAAGATTCAGATAAAATTCAGAAGACGGTTCATACTTCCATTGCGATATCGATAATTTGTGGCGGCTGTATTACTCTGCTCGGACTTTTTCTTTCTAAGTTCATTCTGATTCGCATGCATACGGTGGAAGAGGTTCTGCCGCTTTCTGCCCGATACCTTCGAATCTATTTTTCCGGTATTACGGCAACAATGCTTTACAACTTTGGAAGTGCCTTGCTTCGTGCAAAGGGTGATACACAGCGTCCGCTTTATATTCTGTTCAGTGCAGGGCTTTTAAATCTTCTGCTTAATCTTTTATTCGTTATCGGATTTAAGATGAATGTAGCGGGGGTTGCCTGGGCTACGGTTATTTCGCAGACTTATTCTGCAGTTTTTGTGCTTATACTTTTAATCCGTGAAACAGATGATTTTCATTTTGACTTCCGAAAATTTGCTATTGATCGAGAAAGCTTTATTGAAATCATAAAAGTTGGTTTGCCTGCCGGACTTCAGAGTGTGATGTTTTCTATTTCAAATGTACAGATTCAGTCTTCAATAAATCAGTTTGGAACAGCACTGATTGCAGGAAACTCTGCGGCCGTTAGTCTTGAAGATTTTCTTTATCAGATTATGAATGGTTTTACTGCCGGCACTTTGACCTTCTGTTCACAGAATATTGGAGCGGGAAATACAAGGCGTATAAAAAAAGAAGTTGTAATTTGTGTTCTTTGTACGGCAGTAACCGGTCTTATAGCCGGCAGTCTGTTTTATATTTTTGGAAGGCAGCTGCTTTCAATTTATACAAAGAATCCTGATGTAATAGAAGCGGGACTCAGCCGAATGGCTGTTACTTTCCTGCCGATTTTCATCTGCGGAATTATGCACTGTCTTGGAAACTCAATCCGTGGAATCGGGCATTCAGTTATGCCTGTTATTTCGATAATGCTGGGTTGCTGTGTATTCCGTGTTTTCTGGATTGGAGTAATTTTCCAGATGCCCCAATTCTATTCACCATTTACAATTTTTGTAAGTTATCCGCTCAGCTGGATTATTACATCGCTTGTAAATCTGATTTTCTATCTTTACTATAAAAAAGACTTAAAATAA
- a CDS encoding DNA alkylation repair protein produces MTITELQQLLFEYEDKKYADFSAKLIPTLPREKFIGIRAPEYKNILKRIKDDPVIPEFLNTLPHFYNEENILHVQLINKIKDFDDCVSALEKFMPYIDNWAVNDGVNPTCFKKHRAELIGLVQKWISSEATYTRRCGMKVLMSNYLDDDFKPEYLDLPAALRSDEYYVNMMTAWLFAEALTKQWDCAVKYIQTHRLDNWTHNKAIQKACESFRVPDERKEYLRSLKVKI; encoded by the coding sequence ATGACAATCACAGAACTACAACAGCTGCTATTTGAATATGAAGATAAAAAGTATGCCGATTTTTCAGCAAAACTGATTCCAACCCTGCCACGGGAAAAATTTATCGGCATACGCGCTCCAGAGTATAAAAATATTCTGAAGCGAATAAAAGATGATCCTGTAATTCCTGAATTTCTTAATACCCTTCCCCATTTTTATAACGAAGAAAATATCCTGCATGTTCAGCTGATAAACAAGATTAAAGATTTTGATGATTGTGTGTCTGCCCTTGAAAAATTTATGCCATATATTGATAACTGGGCTGTAAATGATGGTGTAAATCCCACTTGCTTTAAGAAACACCGCGCCGAACTGATTGGCCTTGTACAGAAATGGATTTCTTCAGAAGCAACATATACCCGCCGCTGCGGTATGAAAGTTTTAATGTCAAATTATCTTGATGATGATTTTAAACCTGAATATCTGGATTTACCTGCAGCCTTACGCTCAGACGAATATTATGTAAATATGATGACTGCCTGGTTGTTTGCAGAAGCTTTGACCAAGCAGTGGGATTGTGCTGTGAAGTATATTCAGACTCACCGTCTGGATAACTGGACTCACAATAAAGCAATTCAAAAAGCCTGTGAAAGTTTCCGCGTACCGGATGAAAGAAAAGAATATCTGCGTTCTTTAAAAGTTAAAATCTGA
- a CDS encoding class I SAM-dependent methyltransferase, whose translation MEIRDKRIDDGKAFDWGKTSKEYAKFRDIYPEEFYKKIVDRGLCVNGQKVLDLGTGTGVVPRNMYKYGAHWTGTDISPEQIEQAKLLAADGNMKIDFIANATENLDFPKESFDVITACQCFWYFDHEKVMPVLADFLKPNGKLVILYMAWLPDEDKIAGASEKMILKYSPKWSGCGATRRENWVPDVAYKYFDKIEHEEYDLKVPFTKESWHGRVRASRGIGASLNPEELARWDAEHRALLDEIAPEKFDILHYGAITVLQKK comes from the coding sequence ATGGAAATCAGAGACAAGAGAATTGATGACGGAAAAGCCTTTGACTGGGGAAAGACTTCAAAGGAATATGCAAAGTTCCGCGATATTTACCCGGAAGAGTTTTACAAAAAAATTGTAGACCGTGGTCTTTGCGTAAACGGCCAGAAGGTTCTGGATCTTGGAACCGGTACCGGTGTTGTTCCCCGCAATATGTATAAATACGGCGCTCATTGGACAGGCACTGACATTTCTCCTGAGCAGATTGAGCAGGCAAAATTACTGGCAGCTGACGGCAATATGAAAATTGATTTTATTGCAAACGCAACCGAAAATCTTGACTTCCCAAAAGAAAGCTTTGATGTAATTACCGCGTGTCAGTGTTTCTGGTATTTTGACCACGAAAAGGTTATGCCTGTTCTTGCTGATTTTCTTAAGCCGAACGGAAAGCTTGTAATCTTATATATGGCATGGCTTCCGGATGAAGACAAAATTGCAGGTGCCAGTGAAAAAATGATTCTAAAGTACAGTCCTAAATGGTCTGGCTGCGGTGCAACACGTCGCGAAAACTGGGTGCCTGATGTTGCCTATAAATATTTTGATAAAATAGAACACGAAGAATATGACCTCAAGGTTCCGTTTACAAAAGAAAGCTGGCACGGCCGTGTTAGAGCAAGCCGCGGAATTGGAGCATCACTTAATCCAGAAGAACTTGCAAGATGGGATGCAGAACACCGCGCCCTCCTCGATGAAATCGCTCCCGAGAAGTTTGATATTTTACACTACGGTGCAATCACAGTTTTACAGAAAAAATAG
- a CDS encoding histidine phosphatase family protein — protein sequence MTKVYFIRHAEPDFTNHNDLLRPLSPKGMQDRKIVTDYLSDKNIDVVLSSPFKRAVMTMEDFAGKYGFNIETIDDFHERIVGGEWIDNFHDFSKNQWTDFDYKLEGGECLHEVQARNIAALKEVLRKYEGKNIAIGTHGTALSTIINYYDKSFGYEDFEKIKDVMPWIVAFEFDGEKCVSIKNLKKPELWDAYNSDYKKLEGITLIRDDETNFPEGAYHLVCEVLVRHVDGTYLLMKRSPNKNWPGMWEATAGGSALKGETDVEGALRELREETGVIAEKLEFLSKDLGKYCWHVRFLCITDCDKNSVQLQEGETCDYKWLPASEILAMSDKELLGWEMRKHIV from the coding sequence ATGACAAAAGTTTATTTTATCAGACATGCAGAACCGGATTTCACAAATCATAATGATTTATTGCGCCCATTGTCTCCAAAGGGAATGCAGGACAGAAAAATTGTTACAGACTATCTTAGCGATAAAAATATTGATGTCGTACTTTCAAGTCCATTTAAAAGGGCTGTAATGACGATGGAAGATTTTGCCGGTAAGTACGGATTCAATATTGAAACAATTGATGATTTTCATGAAAGAATTGTTGGTGGCGAATGGATAGATAACTTTCATGACTTTTCAAAAAATCAGTGGACAGATTTTGATTATAAACTTGAAGGTGGAGAATGTCTTCACGAAGTTCAGGCCCGCAATATTGCTGCTCTCAAAGAAGTACTTCGTAAATACGAGGGAAAGAATATTGCGATTGGAACTCATGGAACAGCTCTTAGTACAATAATCAATTATTATGATAAATCTTTTGGCTATGAAGATTTTGAAAAAATCAAAGACGTCATGCCGTGGATTGTTGCCTTTGAGTTTGACGGAGAAAAATGTGTGAGTATAAAAAATCTTAAAAAGCCTGAGCTTTGGGATGCTTATAATTCTGATTATAAAAAACTTGAAGGCATTACGTTGATTCGCGATGATGAAACTAATTTCCCAGAGGGCGCTTATCATCTTGTGTGTGAGGTTCTTGTTCGTCATGTTGATGGAACTTACCTTTTGATGAAGCGTTCACCTAACAAAAACTGGCCGGGCATGTGGGAAGCAACCGCAGGTGGTTCTGCATTGAAAGGTGAAACTGATGTTGAAGGAGCACTCCGTGAACTCCGCGAAGAAACTGGCGTAATTGCAGAAAAGCTTGAGTTCCTCAGTAAAGACCTTGGCAAATATTGCTGGCATGTAAGATTTTTGTGTATAACTGATTGTGATAAGAATTCGGTTCAGCTTCAGGAAGGCGAAACCTGTGATTATAAGTGGCTGCCGGCTTCTGAGATTCTTGCAATGTCTGACAAAGAACTTCTCGGTTGGGAGATGAGGAAACATATTGTGTAA
- a CDS encoding NUDIX hydrolase encodes MKNRSVAFVIRNKKILVEKLNYPSEGKDDFYSIPGGGIEDGETPEQTAIRELKEECGLDGTIVRKLSELYNHNRTEYAFEVKVPDDQEPILGYDPEEEGNENPPLKEVLWLGLDELSEKDRAFLWGYGLMQVPGFYEEVKSWGDEISYPGK; translated from the coding sequence ATGAAAAATCGAAGTGTAGCTTTTGTAATCAGAAATAAAAAAATTCTTGTAGAAAAATTAAATTACCCAAGCGAAGGAAAGGATGATTTCTATTCAATTCCCGGTGGCGGAATAGAAGACGGTGAAACACCAGAACAAACTGCCATCCGCGAACTCAAAGAAGAATGTGGCCTTGATGGCACAATAGTTCGCAAGCTTTCTGAATTATACAATCATAACAGAACAGAATATGCTTTTGAAGTAAAAGTCCCAGATGATCAGGAACCGATATTAGGCTACGATCCTGAAGAAGAAGGAAATGAAAATCCACCGCTTAAAGAAGTATTATGGCTTGGTCTGGACGAACTTTCAGAAAAAGACCGTGCATTTTTGTGGGGCTATGGCCTTATGCAGGTTCCGGGCTTTTACGAAGAAGTAAAAAGCTGGGGCGACGAAATCAGTTATCCGGGTAAATAA
- a CDS encoding CD3324 family protein, which produces MKYRNAQDIFPEALLKQIQRYVSGETIYIPAGNGKRSWGETSGYQQFIRERNAAIKADFEAGQTIEDLMEKYCLSYDSIKRIVYSKKEVSMLKYSATLESAKAYAEAEKLDAWIHLYLNEEGRNIPFSDGLKKYDRYYFSPALVPLKFFKRCSGPEPEMKYRVDAGWWDHKLSELKKTIEATPDFVNKCAPMFVEYTGGEFVLNDGNHRLQAYKDLGYEKAWVLFWITEEDEYQDFLKKYGEYVKDCVIIRK; this is translated from the coding sequence ATGAAGTACAGAAATGCACAGGACATTTTTCCGGAAGCTCTTTTGAAACAGATTCAGCGATATGTTTCTGGAGAGACAATTTATATTCCGGCCGGAAACGGAAAAAGATCCTGGGGCGAAACTTCGGGTTATCAGCAGTTTATCCGTGAAAGGAACGCAGCAATAAAAGCTGATTTTGAAGCGGGACAAACAATTGAGGACCTCATGGAAAAATACTGTCTTTCTTATGATTCAATAAAAAGAATCGTTTACAGCAAGAAGGAGGTTTCTATGTTAAAGTACAGTGCAACTTTAGAATCGGCAAAAGCGTATGCAGAAGCAGAAAAGCTTGATGCCTGGATTCATTTATATTTGAACGAGGAAGGACGCAATATTCCTTTTTCTGATGGCTTAAAAAAATACGACAGATATTATTTCAGTCCGGCTCTTGTGCCTCTTAAGTTTTTCAAGAGATGCTCGGGCCCTGAACCAGAGATGAAGTATCGTGTTGATGCAGGATGGTGGGATCATAAGCTTAGTGAGTTGAAAAAGACAATCGAAGCAACCCCTGACTTTGTGAATAAATGCGCACCGATGTTTGTTGAATACACAGGCGGCGAGTTTGTTCTGAATGACGGCAATCATCGTCTTCAAGCCTACAAAGACCTTGGTTATGAAAAAGCCTGGGTTCTTTTCTGGATTACAGAAGAAGACGAATATCAGGACTTTTTGAAAAAGTACGGCGAGTATGTAAAAGACTGCGTTATAATTAGAAAGTAA
- a CDS encoding AAA family ATPase, translated as MKIICVTGACGVGKSTMRDFVGERLDEKLFACIDTDECGINWHDYANTDHPEGYANAYLAEAVRRAAGRTLVLFGCTNPMDYITKNTIPDEVEATYFVTLVADDEVIRERLLARPAERGFYEGNIPPHIEYNRWFRRNRGKFPLQLDTGKLSQEETADRIAEFAKHL; from the coding sequence ATGAAAATTATATGTGTAACCGGTGCCTGCGGTGTCGGAAAATCTACGATGCGCGACTTTGTGGGCGAACGTCTCGACGAGAAGCTCTTTGCCTGCATCGATACTGATGAATGCGGAATCAACTGGCATGATTATGCGAATACAGATCATCCGGAAGGATACGCAAATGCTTATCTTGCTGAGGCTGTTCGTCGTGCAGCAGGACGTACTCTCGTACTTTTCGGCTGTACAAATCCGATGGATTATATCACCAAAAATACAATTCCAGACGAGGTTGAAGCAACTTACTTTGTAACCCTGGTTGCAGATGATGAAGTGATTCGGGAGCGCCTGCTTGCCCGCCCGGCTGAGCGTGGTTTTTATGAAGGCAATATTCCGCCTCACATTGAATACAACCGATGGTTCCGCCGCAACCGTGGCAAGTTTCCGCTGCAGTTGGATACCGGAAAACTGAGCCAGGAAGAAACTGCAGACAGGATTGCAGAGTTTGCAAAGCATCTGTAA